A stretch of the Ptychodera flava strain L36383 chromosome 18, AS_Pfla_20210202, whole genome shotgun sequence genome encodes the following:
- the LOC139117055 gene encoding uridine phosphorylase 1-like isoform X2, giving the protein MDNDILFHFGLSTTGNDLPKMFGDVKFVCCGGSTHRMETFANYMLQELGMELPTGQSLSNICSTDRYVMYKVGPVLSINHGIGMPSMSIMLHEIIKLMHYAGCTDVVFFRIGTSGGLGMKPGTVVISEEAVNYKFQPVFQLPILGEMKSWPTTLSKEVAEEVQSCCLPGDDFDAVIKKTLSTDDFYEGQGRLDGAFCEFTVKDKMDYLQSAHDNGVGNVEMESSCFAAMTNRANIKAGVVCVTLIDRLEGDQLSTPANVLHHWEERAQQLVARYILKKLKQHQQQQQRK; this is encoded by the exons TTTGTTTGTTGTGGTGGCAGCACTCATAGAATGGAAACCTTTGCCAACTACATGCTACAGGAACTAGGAATGGAACTTCCTACCGGACAGAGCCTTTCCAACATTTGTTCCACAGATCGGTACGTGATGTACAAAGTTGGTCCAGTACTGTCAATCAAT CATGGAATAGGAATGCCGTCGATGTCAATCATGTTACATGAAATCATTAAACTGATGCACTATGCTGGCTGTACTGATGTTGTCTTCTTTCGCATCGGTACGTCCGGGGGTCTTGGCATGAAACCTGGTACAGTTGTTATCTCTGAAGAAGCTGTCAACTACAAATTTCAGCCTGTCTTTCAGCTG CCAATACTCGGTGAGATGAAATCCTGGCCGACAACTCTCAGCAAAGAGGTGGCGGAAGAAGTCCAATCCTGTTGTCTGCCTGGTGATGATTTTGATGCTGTCATCAAGAAAACACTGTCAACTGATGATTTCTATGAAG GTCAGGGTCGACTTGATGGTGCATTCTGTGAGTTCACTGTGAAAGATAAAATGGATTACCTACAGAGCGCACACGATAATGGAGTTGGAAATGTAGAAATGGAGTCGTCTTGCTTCGCTGCTATGACCAACAGAGCAAATATAAAAG CTGGTGTGGTGTGTGTTACCCTGATTGACAGGCTAGAGGGCGATCAACTCAGTACTCCAGCTAATGTACTTCACCACTGGGAGGAAAGAGCTCAACAGCTTGTTGCAAGGTACATTCTGAAGAAACTTAAACAgcatcagcagcagcagcaaagAAAATGA
- the LOC139117053 gene encoding cyclin-T1-like, producing MAVDPERWYFTKDQLMNSPSRRHGVDPEKELSYRQQAANLIQDMGQRLSVTQLCINTAIMYMHRFYMHHSFSKFHRNSIAPTALFLAAKVEEQPRKLEHVVRVAHLCLNREAPQLDPQSEAYLEKAQEIVILESILLQTLGFNVAIDHPHTYVVKCTQLIRANKDLAQTAYFMATNSLHLTTFSLQYKPTQVACVCIHLACKWSNWEIPLSSDGKHWWEYVDNSVDQSKLDALTSEFVQIMDRCPSRLKRKIHISKSNIQPSKKIKNEPSSAESSPGITPMASLATKTDPAQPSTSKMNAKLSNHDRQGKPDLEKELKAKLEAQLAHKEHKERGKNVAGKDKTEPNTAHLEHKEHKVKSGEHLHRQHHAHGKDRKHSENRHQHVKHGAEHQKSSSEPRHHSAKVLGSEPHTSASSEHLRVGVSEHQQHRQHAELMQRSQAERRPHSAEHLPPGSKDSKHYKSHHQRNPSEPTPNGTKITKERLGKSEHKERPLVNPAAAVPNITGHSSSKERDKYKPDHHHHHHHHHHHRHQQKHHSSSSSSGEKRSAPHSQKPHSSSALAGKRPHSPSGRIARLQPHTKNPEGYQLSLAKRAVPAGSSHVSSSPSKQSGLTLPSNQSLLRLPMPPPEPTQLAETDILQQALSAALMNESSGSESGRADPGDLSMFFSHHMPPQHQPPYFTSQPPLPMEVDATQPPLPPGPPPPPLPHENPPPLPPLPPPP from the exons ATGGCGGTCGACCCTGAACGATGGTACTTTACGAAAGACCAACTTATGAACAGTCCATCGCGGAGACATGGAGTCGACCCGGAGAAAGAACTGTCCTACAGGCAACAGGCCGCCAACCTGATCCAAGACATGGGTCAGCGTCTGAGTGT CACACAACTATGCATCAACACTGCTATCATGTACATGCATCGCTTCTACATGCACCATTCATTTTCAAAGTTCCACCGCAAT AGTATAGCACCAACTGCCCTCTTTCTAGCGGCCAAGGTAGAGGAACAGCCCAGAAAATTAGAACATGTAGTTAGAGTAGCACATTTATGCCTAAACAGGGAAGCCCCACAATTAGATCCTCAAAGTGAG GCATATTTAGAAAAAGCCCAAGAAATTGTTATCCTTGAAAGTATACTTTTACAAACCCTTG GTTTCAATGTTGCAATAGACCACCCCCATACATATGTTGTGAAGTGTACCCAGCTCATACGAG CCAATAAGGACCTGGCACAGACAGCATATTTCATGGCGACCAACAG CTTGCACCTGACGACTTTCTCTCTTCAATATAAACCTACACAAGTAGCTTGTGTATGTATACACCTTGCGTGCAAATGGTCCAACTGGGAG ATTCCTCTATCCAGTGATGGCAAGCACTGGTGGGAATATGTAGATAACTCAGTTGACCAGAGCAAATTAGATG CGTTGACCTCAGAATTTGTGCAGATCATGGACAGATGCCCAAGCAGgctcaaaagaaaaatacataTTAGTAAG AGTAATATCCAACcatcaaagaaaataaaaaatgaaccaTCTTCAGCTGAGAGTTCCCCAGGTATAACTCCCATGGCAAGCTTGGCAACAAAGACTGATCCAGCCCAGCCATCAACTTCAAAAATGAATGCCAAACTCAGTAATCATGACAGACAAGGAAAGCCAGACCTGGAGAAAGAGCTGAAGGCCAAGCTGGAAGCTCAGCTAGCCCACAAAGAGCACAAGGAGAGGGGAAAAAATGTAGCCGGCAAAGACAAAACTGAACCAAACACTGCCCATCTCGAACACAAAGAACATAAAGTGAAAAGTGGGGAGCATCTACACAGACAGCACCATGCTCACGGCAAAGATAGGAAGCACAGTGAGAACAGACACCAGCATGTCAAACATGGTGCCGAACATCAAAAGAGTAGCTCAGAGCCTCGTCATCACAGTGCTAAAGTGCTTGGCAGCGAGCCGCACACGTCTGCCAGCAGTGAACATCTCAGGGTTGGGGTCTCTGAACATCAGCAACACAGACAACACGCCGAGCTCATGCAGAGAAGTCAAGCTGAGCGCCGGCCTCACAGCGCCGAACACCTGCCGCCTGGCAGCAAAGACAGCAAGCATTACAAGAGCCATCATCAAAGAAATCCTTCTGAACCCACTCCAAACGGAACCAAAATTACTAAAGAGCGGCTCGGTAAGAGCGAGCATAAGGAGAGGCCACTGGTAAACCCAGCTGCAGCTGTGCCAAACATCACTGGTCACTCCTCCAGCAAAGAAAGAGACAAATATAAGCCtgaccatcaccaccaccatcatcatcaccatcatcaccggCATCAACAAAAGCAtcacagcagcagcagcagctcTGGAGAGAAAAGGAGTGCCCCTCATTCACAGAAACCTCACAGCTCAAGTGCTTTGGCTGGAAAGCGCCCCCACAGTCCATCTGGCCGAATTGCACGTTTACAGCCACACACCAAAAACCCTGAGGGCTATCAATTATCTCTAGCTAAGAGGGCAGTGCCCGCTGGCAGCAGTCATGTGTCGTCATCTCCATCCAAACAAAGTGGCCTTACGTTACCGAGTAATCAGTCGCTCCTCCGTCTACCAATGCCGCCTCCCGAACCAACTCAGCTGGCAGAGACGGACATCCTTCAGCAAGCCCTCAGTGCAGCACTCATGAACGAAAGCTCGGGAAGTGAGAGCGGACGGGCCGACCCTGGCGActtgagcatgtttttctcACATCACATGCCCCCCCAGCACCAGCCGCCGTATTTCACAAGTCAGCCTCCACTGCCTATGGAGGTTGATGCCACTCAACCACCTCTACCTCCAGGCCCGCCACCGCCACCTCTACCGCACGAGAACCCTCCACCTCTGCCGCCACTTCCTCCGCCGCCATAA